The Echinicola rosea genome has a segment encoding these proteins:
- a CDS encoding DUF6265 family protein — MKKSLLILWFVIGTGFPTMAQEVLHLEQGKPAANGKVQDLAWMAGYWKGPGFGGDCEELWLPPEGDSMVGIFRFTQNGKLIFSEFMAIYEKNGQLHLKVKHFSDDFSPWEEKDKWINFRFIKTEEQTAYFSGLTVQRNGNTMTLKLAMEHNGESSIETFEYQHSDF; from the coding sequence ATGAAAAAGAGCCTGCTGATCTTATGGTTTGTCATTGGGACAGGTTTTCCGACAATGGCACAAGAAGTACTGCACCTTGAGCAGGGCAAACCTGCTGCGAATGGAAAGGTGCAGGATCTCGCTTGGATGGCTGGTTACTGGAAAGGGCCAGGGTTTGGGGGCGATTGTGAAGAATTATGGCTACCACCAGAAGGTGACAGCATGGTTGGGATTTTTCGTTTCACCCAGAATGGCAAACTGATTTTCTCTGAATTTATGGCAATTTATGAAAAAAACGGGCAGCTTCACCTTAAGGTCAAACACTTTAGCGACGATTTCTCTCCTTGGGAAGAAAAAGACAAATGGATCAACTTCCGCTTTATCAAAACTGAAGAGCAAACAGCATATTTCAGTGGCCTGACTGTTCAGCGAAATGGAAATACCATGACCTTGAAACTAGCCATGGAACACAACGGGGAGTCTTCCATAGAGACATTTGAATACCAACATTCGGATTTTTAA
- a CDS encoding DUF4268 domain-containing protein: MYKRAEITKTKQDFWTAFGQYMKPVPSAEGGRVNWQNYKTHVPQVFFRMKAERGFAAIGIEINFKDLDLQELVFEQFETFKKMLHGILEEEWDWQLHTYDNYGKTTSKIEKKLDGVNVMNQDDWPAIISFLKPRIIALDEFWSNVKPAFEDFL, translated from the coding sequence GTGTATAAAAGAGCAGAAATCACCAAAACAAAGCAGGATTTTTGGACGGCATTTGGGCAGTACATGAAGCCAGTACCTTCCGCAGAAGGAGGTCGGGTGAACTGGCAAAATTACAAGACCCATGTGCCACAAGTGTTTTTTCGCATGAAGGCCGAACGCGGATTTGCGGCCATCGGCATTGAGATCAATTTTAAGGACCTCGATTTACAGGAGCTTGTTTTTGAGCAGTTTGAGACATTTAAAAAAATGCTACACGGCATTTTGGAAGAAGAATGGGACTGGCAGCTCCATACTTATGATAATTACGGAAAGACCACCTCCAAGATTGAAAAAAAACTGGATGGCGTAAATGTCATGAACCAAGATGACTGGCCTGCGATAATTTCTTTCCTAAAACCTAGGATCATCGCGCTAGATGAATTTTGGAGCAATGTAAAGCCAGCGTTTGAGGATTTTTTATAG
- the folB gene encoding dihydroneopterin aldolase, with product MGKVSLEGIEFHAFHGVFSEEKKLGNRFTVDIHVETDFRKAMLDDDLNETVDYSRIYQIAKSHMEEPVKLLEHLGHLMLQDILKVYPKLKSIDIIIKKHNPALGGVVNYSVVKVSYPEDYE from the coding sequence ATGGGTAAAGTATCACTCGAGGGAATTGAATTTCATGCCTTTCATGGTGTTTTTTCTGAAGAAAAGAAGCTGGGTAACCGGTTTACGGTGGATATTCATGTGGAGACCGATTTTAGGAAAGCTATGTTGGATGATGACCTGAATGAAACGGTGGATTATTCACGTATTTACCAAATCGCCAAATCCCATATGGAGGAACCAGTGAAGCTTTTGGAGCACCTGGGCCATTTGATGCTGCAGGATATCCTGAAAGTTTATCCAAAGCTGAAATCCATTGACATCATCATCAAAAAACATAACCCAGCCCTTGGGGGAGTGGTGAATTATTCCGTTGTGAAAGTTTCATATCCTGAAGATTATGAATAA
- a CDS encoding DivIVA domain-containing protein, whose product MKITPLEIRQKTFEKNFRGFDKDEVSSFLVSLSQEWEREMDEKRELQVKLGQVEKESAKLREVEDSLFRTLKAAEDTGANMIEQANKTAELILKEAQMNADAMISESKNKSRSIIEEAENRSKRIMEDLKADVGALVESYEELLAQREIVIRNLKNMASDSLENVKQSQEDIKRIDLDVHTKAVKELSRKSPHFKSDDAIKQPKEKSHTFVIEPKKEGPQNQAAQEAPAAPSDEIKEDPHAPDLEAPALEKQSGQGSQKEDPHAPSSKQDPKANQPGEREPTPEEKDFSETKNGSEGEVSPSEKKKASGSFFDQFD is encoded by the coding sequence ATGAAGATTACACCATTAGAAATACGTCAGAAGACATTTGAAAAGAACTTCAGAGGCTTCGATAAGGATGAAGTGAGCTCCTTTTTGGTATCCCTTTCGCAAGAATGGGAACGAGAAATGGATGAAAAGCGTGAACTCCAAGTGAAGCTGGGACAAGTCGAAAAAGAATCAGCTAAGCTCCGCGAAGTGGAGGATTCGCTCTTCAGGACCCTTAAAGCAGCCGAAGATACAGGTGCCAATATGATCGAGCAGGCAAACAAAACTGCTGAATTGATCCTGAAAGAAGCCCAAATGAACGCTGATGCAATGATCTCGGAATCCAAGAATAAATCGAGAAGCATAATTGAAGAGGCGGAGAACCGGTCAAAGCGGATCATGGAGGACTTGAAAGCGGACGTCGGGGCTTTGGTAGAAAGTTATGAAGAGTTGCTGGCCCAGCGGGAGATTGTCATCCGCAACCTTAAAAATATGGCCAGTGACAGTCTTGAAAATGTAAAGCAGTCACAAGAGGATATCAAGCGGATTGACTTAGATGTACATACCAAGGCCGTGAAGGAACTGAGCCGGAAATCACCTCACTTTAAGTCGGATGATGCCATCAAGCAGCCCAAAGAAAAGTCCCATACATTTGTGATCGAGCCAAAAAAGGAGGGACCGCAAAATCAAGCAGCACAGGAAGCTCCCGCTGCACCGTCCGATGAAATCAAAGAGGATCCCCATGCTCCAGACCTGGAGGCTCCTGCGCTGGAAAAGCAATCCGGGCAAGGTTCCCAAAAGGAAGATCCTCATGCACCTAGCAGTAAACAAGACCCCAAGGCAAACCAACCTGGAGAGCGTGAGCCAACACCTGAGGAGAAGGACTTTTCAGAGACTAAAAATGGCTCAGAGGGAGAGGTTTCCCCGTCCGAAAAGAAAAAGGCATCAGGTTCATTTTTCGACCAGTTTGATTGA
- a CDS encoding WD40 repeat domain-containing protein, producing MSKIQVNKLYTLTGHNDSIFALVEGNDPQFFFTGAGDGMVVKWDLAHPKDGKLIAKLPNSVYALEVDASRNLLFIGHNFEGIHVIDLNTNKEIWSLKITDAAIFDIKSHEGRLYVGTGDGVITVLDIEERSLLKHIKLGDENIRVLDVHAAKGHLAVGASDHTVKILDLKTYAPVSKMEGHTNSVFALRYSPDGNLLISGGRDAHLKIWDAKEYQPVEDIVAHMYAINYLAFREDGKYFVTCSMDKSIKLWETETFHLRKVIDKSRHAGHGTSVNKVIWSRYSQQVVAVSDDRTVSIWDIALDEHL from the coding sequence ATGTCAAAAATTCAAGTAAATAAACTTTATACACTGACAGGACACAATGATAGCATATTTGCCTTGGTAGAAGGGAATGATCCGCAGTTTTTTTTTACAGGTGCCGGAGACGGCATGGTAGTGAAGTGGGATTTGGCACATCCAAAGGACGGGAAACTAATCGCAAAATTGCCCAACTCGGTTTATGCCCTTGAGGTCGATGCCAGTCGCAACCTGCTTTTTATCGGACATAATTTTGAGGGGATTCATGTGATCGATCTGAATACCAATAAAGAAATTTGGTCGTTAAAAATTACAGATGCCGCCATCTTTGACATCAAATCACATGAAGGACGACTCTATGTGGGTACCGGAGATGGTGTGATCACCGTGCTGGATATTGAAGAGCGGTCTTTGCTAAAGCATATCAAGCTGGGAGATGAAAATATCCGGGTTTTGGATGTGCATGCCGCTAAAGGCCATTTGGCCGTAGGGGCGAGTGACCATACGGTGAAAATACTGGATCTGAAAACCTATGCACCGGTGAGCAAGATGGAGGGACATACCAATTCTGTTTTTGCCCTAAGGTATTCTCCTGACGGGAATTTGCTGATCAGTGGAGGACGGGACGCCCACCTCAAAATCTGGGATGCTAAGGAGTATCAGCCTGTGGAGGATATCGTCGCACACATGTATGCGATCAATTACTTGGCCTTTCGAGAAGATGGCAAATATTTTGTAACTTGTAGTATGGACAAGTCCATAAAGCTCTGGGAGACGGAGACGTTTCATTTGCGGAAAGTGATTGATAAATCCCGACACGCTGGGCATGGGACATCCGTAAATAAGGTGATTTGGAGCCGATATAGCCAACAAGTAGTGGCTGTCAGCGATGATCGGACAGTCTCCATTTGGGACATTGCATTAGACGAACATTTATGA
- a CDS encoding 4'-phosphopantetheinyl transferase family protein, which yields MQAKIEKISPLSALAIKNIEEQENKPVDFLSFREKLSFANISHPEKRKEWKGARLAIKSALDVINMAYPGFYKDEHGKSYPMDGYGNVSLTHTKGLAAAIFHKEMPVGIDIDYVKEKVVRLGPKFLDPSEIEFLNNDPILYTIAWSAKESIFKCQGRKGISLRQHILLSPFSSSDKVIKGKIHNTDFADHYYTVKVERVGDMIMTYTIW from the coding sequence ATGCAAGCAAAAATAGAAAAAATAAGTCCTTTATCTGCTTTGGCCATCAAGAATATTGAAGAACAGGAAAACAAACCTGTTGATTTTCTGAGCTTCCGCGAAAAACTGTCCTTTGCCAATATCAGCCATCCAGAAAAACGAAAAGAATGGAAAGGGGCACGACTCGCCATTAAATCCGCCCTTGACGTCATCAACATGGCCTATCCTGGTTTTTATAAAGATGAGCACGGGAAATCCTATCCCATGGATGGCTATGGCAACGTCTCCCTGACACATACCAAGGGGCTCGCCGCCGCCATATTCCACAAAGAAATGCCCGTGGGCATCGACATTGATTATGTAAAGGAAAAAGTCGTGAGACTCGGACCAAAATTCCTCGATCCCTCAGAAATCGAATTTTTAAACAATGACCCCATTCTCTACACCATTGCTTGGTCCGCCAAGGAGTCCATTTTCAAATGTCAGGGCAGAAAGGGCATAAGCCTGAGGCAGCACATTCTTCTTTCCCCCTTCTCTTCATCAGACAAGGTCATTAAGGGCAAAATCCACAACACCGATTTTGCTGACCATTATTACACCGTGAAGGTAGAAAGAGTGGGTGATATGATCATGACCTACACTATTTGGTAA
- a CDS encoding redoxin domain-containing protein, translating to MTFTNTTAQEIDDFQLQDMVSKGTFTLSDHQDAPAIVLVFVSNGCPFVRLYEDRVIALQHKFGPQGVIFALINPLTGSNEEESQKAIQEKITSKKLDFPYLDDSKRTVTNALGAQKFPEAFVLTPSPTGFGVVYHGAIDNNAQLPQAVTKTYLNDALSHISKGKHPTLSYFRPVGCNIQSIK from the coding sequence ATGACCTTTACAAACACCACTGCGCAGGAAATTGATGATTTTCAATTGCAGGACATGGTATCCAAAGGCACCTTTACCCTAAGCGACCATCAGGACGCCCCTGCTATAGTCTTGGTTTTTGTGTCCAATGGCTGTCCTTTTGTCCGACTTTATGAAGACAGGGTGATTGCACTTCAACATAAATTCGGTCCACAGGGGGTCATTTTCGCCTTGATCAATCCCCTTACGGGGTCTAATGAAGAGGAAAGTCAAAAAGCGATTCAAGAGAAAATAACTTCCAAGAAGTTGGATTTCCCCTACCTTGACGACAGCAAACGTACCGTCACCAATGCCTTGGGTGCCCAGAAGTTTCCAGAAGCCTTCGTGCTTACCCCTAGCCCGACTGGCTTTGGGGTGGTTTATCATGGAGCAATTGATAACAATGCCCAACTTCCGCAGGCAGTTACCAAAACGTACTTAAATGATGCCCTATCACATATCAGCAAAGGAAAACACCCTACCCTGAGTTACTTCAGGCCTGTAGGCTGCAATATTCAGTCCATTAAATAA
- a CDS encoding transglutaminase-like domain-containing protein: MEKLTENELNALVSLLDDTDREVKDHVRDKIISLGNNVIPFLEKKWESSFNPDVQKEIEELVHQLQFDLLKERLEQWKAGGGKDLLKGLWIINTYQYPDLEFETLNAEMNQIYFEVWTGFNSDVSPYDQIRLINSILFSQLRFSANTKNFHSPGNSMISNVLDTRRGNPISLCSVYYLVAQKLGLPVYGVNLPNLFVLTYKAPDAAIYINAFNKGLIFSRQDVNNYLEHLKISPKDEFFEPCTHLDIAKRTLRNLIVAFDKLGEPEKVDEIRQLLLILEPPVI, from the coding sequence ATGGAAAAGTTAACCGAAAACGAGTTGAATGCTTTGGTGTCATTATTGGATGATACCGACCGAGAAGTCAAAGATCATGTAAGAGACAAGATCATTTCTTTGGGCAATAATGTCATTCCTTTTTTGGAAAAGAAATGGGAGAGCAGTTTTAACCCTGATGTTCAGAAGGAGATTGAGGAGCTGGTGCATCAGCTTCAGTTTGACTTGCTGAAGGAAAGGCTCGAACAGTGGAAGGCCGGCGGCGGAAAGGATCTGCTGAAAGGATTATGGATTATCAATACATACCAATATCCCGACTTGGAGTTTGAAACGCTTAATGCAGAGATGAACCAAATCTACTTTGAGGTATGGACAGGGTTTAATTCTGACGTGTCTCCCTATGATCAAATCCGTCTGATCAATAGTATTCTTTTCAGTCAATTGCGGTTTTCTGCCAATACAAAAAACTTTCATTCCCCTGGAAACAGTATGATCAGCAACGTGCTGGACACCCGAAGGGGCAATCCGATCAGCTTGTGTTCGGTTTATTATTTGGTGGCCCAAAAGCTGGGGTTGCCGGTTTATGGGGTGAATTTGCCCAATCTATTCGTCCTGACTTATAAGGCTCCAGATGCGGCGATATACATCAATGCGTTTAACAAAGGCTTGATCTTTAGTAGGCAGGATGTCAATAATTATTTGGAACACCTGAAAATTTCTCCGAAGGATGAATTTTTTGAACCATGTACCCATTTGGATATAGCAAAGCGTACCTTACGGAATTTGATTGTGGCTTTTGACAAGCTGGGAGAGCCGGAAAAAGTGGACGAAATCCGTCAGTTGCTCCTGATTTTGGAACCACCGGTTATTTAA
- a CDS encoding acyl-CoA carboxylase subunit beta: MSTLENPKEKHLELIQQLIAKTTLTKRGGGKQRIAKEHAKGKLSARERIDYLMDDPNDFLEIGTFAADGMYGEEGGCPSAGVITGLGKVSGHMCVVVANDATVKAGAWFPMTAKKNLRAQEVAMENRLPIIYLVDSAGVFLPMQNEIFPDKEHFGRQFRNNAKMSSMGIVQVAAIMGSCVAGGAYLPIMSDEALIVDKTGSIFLAGSYLVKAAIGESVDNETLGGATTHCEISGVTDNKYDNDEECLAAIKGIFETLGAPETAGFDRKAAKAPAVAPEKVFERFPVDRAKPYDMHGILETLVDEGSFEEYKPGFGQTLVCGTARIDGWAVGIVANQRKMVKTKTGELQMGGVIYSDSADKAARFIMNCNQRKVPLLFVQDVSGFMVGSRAEHGGIIKDGAKMVNAMANSVVPKFTVVIGNSYGAGNYAMCGKAYDPRLIVSWPTAQMAVMSGASAAKTLLQIKVASLKKEGKAITPEDEAQLLKEISDKYTEELSPYYAAARLWVDEVISPLETRRVVSVGIAAADHSPIKERFNVGVIQT, encoded by the coding sequence ATGAGTACTTTAGAAAACCCCAAAGAAAAGCACCTGGAGCTTATCCAGCAGCTGATAGCAAAAACCACCCTTACCAAGCGTGGAGGGGGAAAACAGCGTATAGCAAAAGAGCATGCCAAAGGAAAACTGTCTGCTCGCGAACGCATTGATTACCTGATGGACGATCCTAATGACTTTTTGGAGATCGGTACCTTTGCGGCAGATGGTATGTACGGGGAGGAGGGCGGTTGTCCCTCAGCAGGCGTCATTACGGGGCTTGGCAAGGTAAGCGGCCATATGTGTGTCGTCGTGGCCAATGACGCCACTGTCAAAGCCGGAGCATGGTTCCCCATGACGGCAAAAAAGAACCTCCGCGCCCAAGAAGTTGCCATGGAAAACAGGCTTCCCATCATCTATTTGGTGGATAGTGCAGGGGTTTTCCTTCCGATGCAAAACGAGATCTTCCCGGATAAAGAGCATTTCGGACGTCAGTTTAGAAATAATGCGAAAATGTCCTCCATGGGTATTGTGCAAGTGGCAGCGATTATGGGCAGCTGTGTCGCGGGCGGGGCGTACTTGCCCATCATGTCCGATGAAGCATTGATTGTGGACAAAACAGGCTCGATATTTTTGGCAGGATCGTATTTGGTGAAGGCTGCCATAGGAGAAAGTGTGGACAATGAAACTCTTGGAGGAGCCACGACCCATTGTGAGATTTCAGGTGTTACTGATAATAAATACGATAATGACGAGGAATGTTTGGCAGCCATAAAGGGGATTTTCGAAACGCTGGGGGCACCTGAGACAGCCGGTTTTGACAGAAAAGCGGCCAAAGCACCTGCAGTGGCGCCGGAGAAAGTCTTTGAGCGGTTTCCCGTGGATCGGGCAAAACCCTATGACATGCATGGGATTCTGGAGACCTTGGTAGATGAAGGGAGTTTTGAAGAGTATAAACCCGGCTTTGGCCAGACATTGGTCTGCGGGACCGCAAGAATAGACGGTTGGGCGGTAGGGATCGTGGCCAATCAGCGAAAAATGGTCAAGACCAAAACAGGAGAACTCCAAATGGGCGGTGTGATATATTCTGATTCGGCTGATAAGGCAGCGCGCTTTATCATGAACTGTAACCAGCGAAAAGTTCCACTCTTGTTTGTCCAGGATGTCAGCGGATTCATGGTAGGCAGCAGGGCAGAGCATGGAGGTATAATCAAGGATGGCGCAAAGATGGTCAACGCCATGGCCAATTCTGTGGTGCCTAAATTTACCGTGGTGATCGGAAATTCTTATGGTGCCGGAAACTATGCCATGTGCGGAAAAGCGTATGATCCCAGGCTGATTGTCAGCTGGCCTACCGCCCAAATGGCGGTCATGTCAGGAGCTTCCGCTGCCAAGACGCTTTTGCAGATCAAGGTAGCCTCCCTCAAAAAAGAAGGTAAAGCGATCACCCCCGAGGATGAGGCGCAATTGCTCAAGGAAATCTCGGATAAATATACCGAGGAATTGAGCCCGTACTATGCAGCTGCCAGGCTGTGGGTGGATGAAGTCATCAGTCCCCTGGAAACCAGAAGGGTAGTGTCTGTAGGCATTGCGGCAGCTGACCATTCTCCGATCAAGGAGCGCTTTAATGTAGGAGTTATACAAACTTGA
- a CDS encoding N-acetylmuramoyl-L-alanine amidase family protein, with protein sequence MKRTSVKNVIIILFLTLAALLSAFVPAGEGARKFKMRRVVIDAGHGGKDPGTMGSRSKEKDVALAIALKVGGYIKQYVPDVEVIYTRKTDVFIELKERANIANRNKADLFVSIHCNAVRGSNAYGTETYVMGSNHFERNFDVVKRENSVILQEDGYKENYEGFDPNSPESYMMINLMQKAYFANSLSLAQKVETDFKTRLNRHSRGVKQLPLYVLWTTSMPSVLIETGFLSNSNEERYLNSENGQAYIASAIYRSIKAYKEEVEAY encoded by the coding sequence ATGAAACGAACCAGTGTCAAAAATGTTATAATAATTCTTTTTCTGACCTTGGCAGCATTGCTTTCCGCCTTTGTTCCTGCAGGGGAGGGCGCCCGCAAATTCAAGATGCGCAGGGTCGTCATTGATGCAGGACATGGTGGCAAGGATCCTGGAACGATGGGGAGTCGTTCGAAGGAAAAGGATGTGGCATTGGCCATTGCCCTGAAGGTAGGAGGATACATCAAACAGTATGTGCCTGATGTGGAAGTGATCTACACTCGTAAGACAGATGTTTTTATCGAGTTGAAGGAAAGGGCAAATATTGCCAATAGAAACAAAGCGGATTTGTTTGTCAGCATCCATTGTAATGCTGTGAGGGGGTCAAATGCCTATGGCACCGAAACCTACGTTATGGGGTCAAACCATTTTGAGCGGAATTTTGATGTGGTGAAGCGGGAGAATTCCGTGATTCTCCAAGAGGATGGCTACAAGGAGAACTATGAGGGTTTTGATCCAAATTCTCCCGAATCGTATATGATGATCAATTTGATGCAGAAAGCCTATTTTGCCAATAGCCTGTCACTGGCGCAGAAGGTGGAGACTGATTTTAAAACCCGGCTAAATCGCCATAGTAGAGGGGTGAAGCAATTGCCCCTTTACGTGCTTTGGACCACCAGTATGCCAAGTGTGCTGATCGAAACAGGCTTTCTCTCCAATTCCAATGAAGAAAGGTACCTGAACAGTGAAAATGGACAGGCCTATATTGCCTCGGCCATTTACCGATCCATCAAAGCTTACAAGGAAGAAGTGGAGGCATATTAA
- a CDS encoding putative LPS assembly protein LptD, producing MQNIKVAYLSFILLFISFQGSYGQTNLQRRPAENEIVAPDLSPLQDTLAPTLPDSLALSDSIPESDTTKVVPKGDIETTITYTAQDSILSDFKEKKVYLYNKASFEYGNIQLDADYIEIDWQKNELYASGVTDSTGTVQGSPIFKEGGSTYEIRKEMRYNFKTRKAIISDVVTEQQDGLLRGEIVKKDDNGDVYLYHGYYTTCNLAEPHWHISSKRLKSVEGKQTISGPFNLYFNGIPTPVGLPFGFIPDQKEEQVSGIIIPSYGEERRRGFYLRDFGYYFAFNDYIHSKITGEIYSKGGYGAKLATAYKKRYRFSGGFNVDYQQFRSPETDENPLDYTTMWINWSHSPESRGNSRFSASVNAGTTNYNNLVVNPNNYIRNTNSEFTSNISYSKTFTGTPFSMSANLRHSQNVQTNEVRLILPDISVNMNRQTPFRNSSFEPLKTLNFAWNFNAQNSIDNAEVPVLGVQDDFLQNDAFEDDVEAPDVIPFTWANLPKLLKQAENGFRHTLPVSSNFTLFKYFTGTASFQYTELWYFDRINYYYNAPEERVDKILENGFSRVGYYNTSFNMATNVYGFYRFKPDSKLEAIRHHIQPTIGMSFTPDFSDPKYGYYQQVQTDAEGNTQLYSRFQGYLYGGAPRGESRSLNVSIRNTLEGKKRVENDSTEATTEKFPLLQSFNISTSYNFVADSFNLAPINMSTRTTFFDNKISVALSATLNPYATASYTDGTATYYRRINEYAWKNGQGIGSISRANLNLNGSFNPNGSPEKTPADTREELTNEYLQDGGQMNEFVENEIERIANDPSQYIDWSIPWNINYGYNLSYSKNDRTGDTNITQALNVSGDLSLSDKWKVNFNTGYDFSTAKITQTMIGIARDLHCWQMNVSWIPFGAFTSYNIDIRVKASILQDLKVSRRRSFFDY from the coding sequence GTGCAGAATATTAAGGTAGCTTATCTTTCCTTTATCCTACTGTTCATTTCTTTCCAGGGTTCCTATGGACAAACCAATCTCCAAAGGCGGCCTGCAGAAAACGAAATCGTAGCTCCAGACCTGTCACCTTTGCAAGACACCCTTGCTCCCACGCTTCCCGACAGTTTAGCACTCAGTGATTCCATTCCCGAAAGTGATACAACAAAGGTTGTGCCCAAAGGAGATATCGAAACCACTATCACTTATACAGCGCAAGATAGTATATTGTCGGATTTCAAGGAAAAAAAGGTCTATCTTTATAACAAGGCAAGCTTCGAATACGGCAATATCCAGCTGGATGCGGATTATATCGAAATCGACTGGCAAAAAAATGAGCTCTACGCCTCTGGAGTGACCGACAGCACCGGCACGGTACAGGGCAGCCCTATTTTCAAGGAAGGCGGCAGCACCTACGAAATACGAAAGGAGATGCGCTATAATTTCAAAACGCGCAAAGCCATTATCTCGGATGTGGTCACCGAGCAACAGGATGGACTATTACGGGGGGAAATCGTCAAGAAAGACGATAATGGGGATGTTTACCTCTATCATGGATATTATACCACCTGTAACTTGGCTGAGCCCCACTGGCACATTTCTTCCAAACGGCTCAAGTCCGTGGAAGGTAAACAAACGATCTCTGGCCCCTTTAACCTTTACTTCAATGGCATCCCCACTCCTGTAGGATTGCCCTTTGGGTTTATCCCTGACCAAAAAGAAGAGCAAGTTTCCGGCATCATCATCCCTTCTTACGGGGAAGAAAGGCGTCGTGGGTTTTACCTGAGGGATTTTGGGTATTATTTTGCATTTAACGACTATATCCACTCCAAAATAACAGGGGAAATCTATTCCAAAGGGGGATATGGTGCCAAGCTGGCCACCGCCTATAAAAAAAGGTATCGCTTCAGTGGTGGTTTCAATGTGGACTATCAGCAATTCAGAAGCCCTGAAACGGATGAAAACCCCTTGGACTATACGACCATGTGGATCAACTGGAGCCACAGCCCGGAATCGCGGGGAAATTCCCGGTTTTCGGCTTCCGTCAATGCCGGTACTACCAATTATAATAACCTGGTGGTAAACCCCAACAATTACATTCGAAATACCAATTCGGAATTCACCTCCAATATTTCCTATAGTAAAACCTTTACCGGAACACCTTTTAGCATGTCTGCCAATCTAAGGCATTCCCAAAATGTGCAGACCAATGAGGTAAGGCTGATCCTTCCAGATATCTCTGTCAACATGAACAGACAGACCCCTTTCAGGAATTCGAGTTTCGAGCCACTGAAAACCCTGAATTTTGCCTGGAACTTCAACGCCCAAAACTCAATAGACAATGCAGAGGTACCTGTACTGGGCGTGCAGGATGATTTCCTTCAGAATGATGCATTTGAAGATGATGTGGAAGCACCAGATGTAATCCCCTTTACTTGGGCCAATCTACCAAAACTGCTCAAACAAGCAGAAAACGGCTTCCGTCACACCCTCCCGGTATCTTCAAACTTCACACTGTTCAAGTATTTCACAGGAACAGCCAGTTTCCAATACACAGAGCTTTGGTATTTTGATAGGATCAACTACTACTATAATGCCCCTGAAGAGCGGGTAGATAAAATTTTGGAAAATGGCTTCAGCCGGGTCGGCTACTACAACACTTCGTTCAATATGGCGACGAACGTATATGGGTTCTACCGTTTCAAGCCAGACTCCAAACTGGAAGCGATCCGCCACCATATCCAGCCCACCATTGGCATGTCCTTTACACCTGATTTTTCTGATCCCAAATACGGATATTATCAGCAAGTACAGACGGATGCAGAAGGCAACACCCAGCTTTACAGCCGATTCCAGGGCTACCTTTACGGCGGCGCTCCAAGGGGAGAGTCGCGTTCATTGAATGTGTCCATTAGGAATACCCTGGAAGGAAAGAAAAGGGTGGAGAATGACAGCACGGAAGCCACTACGGAGAAGTTTCCGCTACTGCAATCGTTCAATATTTCCACCAGCTATAATTTCGTCGCCGATTCATTCAATTTGGCTCCCATCAACATGAGTACACGGACGACCTTCTTCGATAATAAAATCTCTGTTGCCCTATCGGCTACACTCAATCCCTATGCTACTGCCAGCTATACTGATGGAACAGCAACCTACTACCGAAGGATCAATGAATATGCGTGGAAAAACGGTCAGGGCATTGGCTCCATCAGCCGGGCAAACCTGAACCTGAACGGTAGCTTCAACCCTAATGGATCACCTGAAAAAACTCCTGCAGACACCCGTGAAGAGCTCACCAATGAGTACCTTCAAGACGGCGGACAGATGAACGAGTTTGTAGAAAATGAAATCGAACGCATTGCCAACGATCCCAGCCAATACATTGATTGGAGCATCCCCTGGAACATCAATTACGGCTACAACCTGAGCTACAGCAAAAATGACCGTACCGGCGACACCAATATCACACAGGCCTTAAACGTCTCGGGTGATCTCAGTCTTTCCGACAAATGGAAAGTGAATTTCAATACCGGCTACGACTTTTCTACCGCTAAAATCACCCAGACCATGATCGGCATCGCCCGTGACCTCCACTGCTGGCAGATGAATGTCAGTTGGATACCATTCGGGGCATTTACCAGCTATAACATCGACATCCGCGTCAAGGCCAGCATCCTTCAGGACTTGAAAGTTTCGAGGAGAAGGTCCTTCTTTGATTATTAG